The nucleotide sequence ATGGTGCTCGGGGATTCCGGCATCTGTAAGCCAATGCTTGACGGACTGAGTAGCTTCTCCAGATGGATTGAGTAGTGCTTTGGCAGATTCCCGTGAGAGATATTTGCCGTAATTGGGATGGTCGGGATCTGAGACTCCATAGAGAGTAGTATCAAGCAGCTGGCTATCTTCAGGCTGGAGGCCAATAGAGAAGTCAATGATCTGATCAGGGTCTGGTGAGTCGGATTCCTGCCAGTCGGCAGGGGTCTCATCCAGAGATTCGAGGACAATTGGGCTTGCCAGAACAGAGGTTACACTAAAGAGTAGGCCCCAGACCTTGAGAGAATTGGTCACCAACATGGCGATAGAGATTGAACTGTAAAGAGATATCGATATGAAGATTGCAGGTCTGCTCGtcaagttgaggttgagcttgCTGAGATGCTCAACTATCGGAGGGAACTGGCTGTTTTGTATCGAATTTGGATATCATATTATGacatcaacttcaagatATCAATCATATATCACAGCATCAATTGTGAgcatgttggtgttggagttGGGGCTATTCTTCACGTTCCCATTCTGGAGGTGGGCGCTGAAGAACAATACTAAGCCACTTCATATTGTTCATGGCAGGTACCACCAACGAACAGCAACACAATCCTTACCAACCGTTCCGACAGAGCGGGTCCTGGTATTACTCCTTCCCAAACAGCCCTTCAATACCTGAAAGGGGTGTTTCTCTTTCCTCATGCTGAATATCATTTGCCATATCAGGAAGCACGAAGCTTGAGGTATTGACAACCCTCAGCCATGGAACTGGTGAACCATTGCTTCTAGAAGCGCGGGAGAAGCCTGTACTACAGACAAACATTTAGGCATTCACATAAAGTAGGACTTACACTCGCAAATTTTCATCCCTTATCAAAAGATAATGACTTCTAGTGAAGTAAGTTCCGTCAGGTTGCATCAAAGGTTGTGCGAATATGTGTTACAAACCTTGACCTCATGTCTTTCATTCCTTACATGAGGTGCTCACAAGCAAAAAACCGTGGTTGTTGCGCCTCTCCTTGCGTTTCTCTGGTCGAATATTGTCCAAGCTTTGACTTGTTAGTCGGCCACTTGGTGTCTCCCCGCTTGAACGAGACCATCACTTGACCAATATTTTGCCTGTTGGTCCTTCGGTGCTTGACATTTGCTTGGCAAGGGGTTGGGCGTTGCTCGTCTATATATTACGGGGGAGGGATTCATGCTTTCGTCAAAGCTAGACCATTAGCTGAGGGCAAACGCCAATGATGCCGTCCGAATCTTGGAATGCATTGGTTGATCACTTTTAGAGCCAACGGTGTCTCAGGCCAGAAACCCACTTTCGGGCCGCGTCGGGAGTCTTCAGACCATCCGTTTCGAGAATGTATGAAGTATGTATAACAGATAGTATCCAATATCAGAGACTATTGGGAAAGCTAGGAATGCATGTATCGGACTGGCCGGTTTTCTTATGAGAAGTTCTCGAAACCGCGTAACACACCATGGGCATTCCATAGGCACCACCAACAGTCGGCGTTGAAGCTTGGCGAGCATTGGAACTCGGATCACATTTAGAACTTTATCAAGGCTGCAGATCGTGAACTTGAAAGTCGTCTTTAGTGGTCAGGATGTGAATCTTGGTTGGCTCGGAGGAAACATAGCTCGAAGCTTTGGGCAAGCAAGCTGCATCAGGGCAACATCTCTAGGTAGAGATGAAGTTCGCATCGACGGAATGAGCTTCGCCTTGGCTGGAAAATTGGGCCCGACATGAGGCGGCATTTGTGGATTCTTGTTGGGAAAACGAGGTCGTGAAATGCGATACTGAGGCATCAATCCGCAAAGCATATACAGCCTCAGGCCTTCACACGAAGCTCCCACTCTCGGTGGGGCGCTCCTACTCACTGTGAATCAACAGGCAGCATCCTCAGCCTGCTATGATCTCGATTTTTCATTGGCCCAAATTCTGCCACTCTTCAAATCACTCTGCCTCTCACCGCCTTCAGATCTAGTATATAATCTCGCCCTGCCCCTCCAAGCTACgcttttcctttcttcttttctccttaGCTCTCTTTGCCTTTTGGCTTAGATCAAGTGTAGTATCTGTTCTTTTCAGTTTAATCTCTGAAAGATGTCTAAGGACATCAATCGTGATTATTCCTATTTTTGAAACTCGGGTGGTCTCCTCTGTGCTTGCACATGATTCCACCCACAGTGTCCCTGGTATTACACTGCCTCCAGGTGACGCGAATGCACTTTTTGAGCTCTTTGTTTTTCGTTGCTTGCTCGGGCTTGCCTGGGCAGTGAGGAAGAACTCCATTCGTCTTCGTGATCTTGCTTTGCTATGTGTAATATGCGATGTCGATGACAGTTGATGATTGTAGCCCGAATAAAGATAGGTCTCGCACCTCCACTCCTTTGCTGTAGATCCCTTTCGTGATCATGGCAACCTAGTGCTAGGCAAATACCCATCGCCCGTCATCTGAATGAACAAACAACAACTAGCGTAGCTCCaacctccatcttctccagagCCTCATCCGCAGAGCCTCATTCGCCCTCCATCAAACCGCCATCATGTCCTCCGACACTCCTCTTCTCGAtccctccatcttctcccacctccaggagaagctcgatgaAGAGACCGCCGTTCGTGATAACCTCACCCAGATTATCCAGCGTCTCGAGCGCGCCGTTGCCACCGCTCAAGGTCTTCTCTCTCGCGTCCACTCTACGCCCCGCGCTCGCTGTCAGTTTTTCACATGTCACTGTTCGTAATGCACAAAGCTGATTAGAGAAAATGCAGACCCTGCGCTTGTATCACAGGTTGAGGATGCTATCAAGGAAGAGGTCACTATTGTGAAGGAGCTGAATGAGGTAGCCAGCAAGCACCCATATTACAAGTACGATCTCCCAGCCATGTCAAAAAGCGTCAAAATCTGATTCGGCGACAGGTACAACAGCAAATGGGCGAGGACCGTTCAAAATGCCATCGGCACCGCTGTCTACACTGCCTGGCTCGGCGGTCTAGGCTCTGACGCCCAGCCTGCTTCTCTCGGTCGCCTTCTCACTCTCGAGCAAGTTGGCGAGGTCTTCCAAGGTCCGCGAGCCATCTCCAAGCCTATATAGAAACCTTGACGCTAACATGCCCTTAGTCCCCACAAACCTCAAGGACCGCGATGCCTTCCACTTCACCATCGAGGAGTATCTCCTATCTCTGACGGACCTCACCAACGAGCTTGCTCGTCTTGCTCCCAACGCTGTCACCCTCGGAGACTTTGAGCTTCCTCTCGTTATTAGCGGGTTCATCAAGGATCTCTTCGCCGGgttccagcttctcaacctcaagaatGACATTCTCCGCAAGCGAGCTGATGCTGTCAAGTATGACGTCAAGAGAGTCGAGGATGTTGTCTATGATCTGAGCCTGCGTGGACTGGTCAAAAGGGCTGGAGAGGGTGACACAGAGATGGCTGCTGCCGAGTAGGTTATCGATATAGTTGAATATCCGAAATCTAAAAGTTGAGGACATCAATCAATGATTAAAACCGGCCGCAGTTATCAGGCCCGTCCATATACAGTTGAGATTGTAATCACAGTTATGCTAACGACGTGAGATATGAAATGTTTCTATTTTCTTGCAATAGCGCATACCACGCCCTTGGGTACATGCTGTAGGAAATTCGAATGTCTTGATCCCCGATTGACCTTGGCTGATGCTAATTTTTTGGTTACATTAAAAATACACCATGATATATCCCACTTCTAAACTCCAAGCCAGGTTCAATATAGTAATCAAGCTTTATATAGCTCATCGTTAGTCGTGTCGAAATGTACACTTGTCTCCTCTAGCACACTTGCCCTGCTGCCAGAAAGTACAAGGCTTGGTGCCAATGAGTGCTTTGTTAGCAGGCTTGTGTGGCGGCAGAgtaggcttcttcttccttccgTCTTTTCCATCCCGGTCGCGGTCATATGTCCGTTCACGGTCCCAACCGCGGTCTTGGTCTCTATCTCGGCTGTATGCTCTGTCTCTATCCCATTCTCGTTCCGCTGCGGGTggtggaggcggaggcgggaCTTGCTGTCCTTGTGCCATTTGGGTGAGCACCATGTACTGCTGATATGAAGGATCGTTGGGGTTGAGATATGAAGCAGCATTTGGGGTTGCGGTCGAGGCTTGGCCTGAAGCCTGCGACGGCTGGTTGATAGCGGCCAGGATAGACTGGAGCTGGATATCGGGGATttgcggctgctgctgcgcagGTGCAGTCGTCGTCTGTGGCTGGGGCTGAATTTGCTGCAACAAAGCCATGTAAGGCGCATAGGcctgttgttgctgagcaTAATAGGCCGCCCAGTCCTGAGGATTGGCTGGGGCTTGGCCAGACGAAGCACCGACAGCTGCTGCTTGCAAGGCGTTGGCCTCCGCTTCTGCGCGCGCACGTTCTTCGTCTGCTCTTTTCTGTCGAGATACCAGCTCTTTGTTGTGCCCCATTTGCCACTCGCGGACCTTCTCTTGATCATGAAGAATCCATTCTGGAGGCGAGTTGCTGGGAAATGGCATGCCTGAGAGAGACTTGGCCACACCTTCAATGGCACCTCCGCAAAGACGAGTAGGCATGTCGGAGTAATGGAAAGCACGCCAGACATCGTTCGTGATTGGGTTCGAGTCTCGCCAGCTCTTGACCTTATCGGATTTGAGCAGGGCAATGACCTGTTCCAACACGGCACGGCCAGCGATAAGAGGTAGAGTATCATTAGCTAGCGCCGGATGGGGCTGTGGTTGAGAAGCATGTTGAGGGGATGTGCGAGCCACCGAAGAGACGCCTCGGAGGTTGCCTAGAATCGAATCGAGACGAGTCGCTGGATTGTTCTTCGCCTCGATGCGTTGTAGGGCCGTGTAGAGTGCTCCATCAGATCCCATTTGCTGCTCATCACGCCATCGATGCTGGATCTCTTGGAACTTTGCATCATCAGGCAGAAATTGTGTCTTCTGTTGATCAGTTCCAGCAGCCTCGAGTATCGGTGACTTGGGTGAGGGTGGTATGTCATCGGGGTCGGTATAGATAGCCATGAGCTCCCGTTGCTCCCTATCGGCGATGCGCTGCTGTTCGTCTGTTGTAAAAGTGACATTTCCGCCTCGAGTAACGAAGTTCTTGTTTCGGACATCTGTTGGCAGCCTAGAGAAGTCGATCGCGACAGGTCCCATCCAAGGTTGATAAGGaacgtcttcatcttcctcttcttcctcttggtTCGCACGCTGTTTGAGTACCATTCCTTCAGATCGATCGTCGGCGGCATCTCGGGTCATGTTCGACTCTCGTCCTTCGTCCTCGGCTTCTTCCTTCTGGAAGATCCTAATCTGAACAAGCTCGGTTTCAGGCTTCCAGCTGACTCGAAGCTTACGGCGAGCCTCTTTTCGGAGAcgcttggccttctcttcGGGCGATTCGGAGATTTCAGTCCCATTTGTCTCCTTTTGTGCAACAGGAGCCTCGGCTTTTGGTGCATTGATCGAGTCTAGTAGCGAAGCAATACCGGACAAGGCgctggctgagcttgaggtcGGAGCGGTTGTAGTCCCATTTCGAGGTGCCGGTGGTTTCGTCTCAGTTCGTGATGGCTTCGCTTCGGCTTTTATCTTGTCGTCACTTATGACCTTCACGTCTGCTTTGGTTTCAGGCTTTGGTGCAGGTTTGGCTACTGGTCTGGGTTTGCCAGGCAGAatagaagctgctgctgcctttGCTGCACTGGTTTTGGATGCTGATTGAAGTTGAATCTTGGGCTGGGCAAGTTTCCTGCTAAGAGCATTGCCGCTAGATTCTACTGCAATCTTTTTAACCGTCCTTGTTTCAGCCTCCTCGTCTCGCCCACGCTTGGCCGAAGGCTCCGTCCCCGGTTTAGCCTTCGCTCTGCTTGACGCAGAAGTGCCTTGATAGCCTGTGCTTTCGGGCTcactggccttgagcttcttgactttgactgTTATCTCTGATACAAGCTCTTTGACCTCCGAGTCTCCCTTATCGGCAAACCGTTTCCTCACTGATTCAAAGTTTGTTGTCTCGGCGATCTTTTTCGTCATAGGAAAATGTGTAAACATCTCAAGGACAATCTTGGGGAGTTTTCCCGAGAAGTCACTCGCTTTGATACACATGATCAGCGCATTCACCAAACTTAAAACTAGCTTTTGGTGGCCGCCGAGGTTATCCAATACCGCATCATCTGCATGCTCGATAGTGGCATCCAAAGCTCGGTAGagtatttctttcttctgtTCAAAGTCCTGTCGGTCCTTTGCAATCACATCTTCcggcttcttgtccttgatagCTTGGTCGAATTCCTGCTTGGCACGGTTCATGTCGGTGCGAAGTTTGATGAAGTACTCGCCTGCTTGTTGAACACGGGATGCAATGAGGGCATTGGTACGTGCAACAGACTGCTCGATGTGCACCATCCCGATGGCATCCCATGCAGCAGCTTCAGCAGGGTCGGCTGGGCGGGTAGCTGCACGGATCTGGACATGGTTAGACATAGAACCTACCAAAGACTGTACCGGATAACTTACGGGCTTACCacgctcttcctcaagctctttttTTGCCTTTTTCTCAGCTTTGTTCTTCGAGGCCTCATCAGATTTAAGTTGCTCTTTGAAAGCATGCGGGTACTCCGTGTATTTGGGACGCCGTTTGCCTAAGCCCTTCATGGAACGATCAAAGTCATCCAAAAGCACCTTGGCCTCCATGCGCCTCTCGTCAAGCCCGCCTTTATCTGGAGAGGGGCGGTATTGGCTGGTGAAACGCCCCTGGACTTCACAGGGAAGACTGTAACCAAGTTCAGGGACCATCTGCCTTCCGCTACGGGGTGGCAGTGCCACAAGAGGGGCAAGCTTATCATAGCTCTTAGGTGCGGGAAGCTTGATTGTTCCCTCATGAACCAAATGAGGAAGCCCTTTGATAGCAGGAAATTTGGCTTGGGCGGCCTTGGTGCGCTTATCGAACTGGTTGATTAACTGGGCTTCTTCAGGCGTGGGAGTCGGAGCTGAGAGGCcatcgagatcatcaacCTTTTTCACAGCAGGAGAACCAACAGGCGAGTCGACATATGCTGCAGTGGGCTCTGGGGTCAGGGTAGGAGTGTTGACTTCAGTCTTCGCTGCccgcttcctcttcttgggaGGCAGTTCGTTCGTCACGGGTTGAAGGGTTCCGGTATCTTGATTCGTGCCTGGTTGTGACAGAATGTATTGCGTGTTGGCTGTGGGTGGTGATGTGGCGTTATTGATGAAGTGGGGTGGCTGCGGATGATGTATCGGCTGCTGGAAATTCTGACCCGGCAGAGGCTGCGAGGTTTGGGGATAGGCCATAGGTTGCTTAGGAGCAAACTGAggctgtggtggtggttgttgCGGTTGGTTTTGTTgcagctgctgctgaggcttaggaggttgctgttgaggctgaggttgcTGTCGTGCTTGCGGATGGCTATGTTGGAAGTTCAGTTGTTCAGTCGGTCGTGGTTGAGGCGTCTGGCCGTTCACTGGAGGTGAAAAAGCAGCTTGGTTGTACTGTTGCTGATTCTGGACCGGGGATGGCTGGGGTGGTCGACTGAAATTATGACCTGGGGTATAAGCAGACGGGATGCCGTCAAACTGCTGCACTGGTGTATGGCTCTGCTGCCTACTCGTTTGTGGCATTACATGCTGCTGAGAAAACTGCTGGATAGAAGGTTCGAAGGATGACTCATTTTGTGGTGCCATAGAATATGGAAAATTGGTAGACTGAGGATGACTTGATAGTTGTCCAATGCCAGCCATGGCGTTATCCAGGTTCATTTTGCTGTGTTGACCGTAGATATCAGTGTGAATTCCACTGAAATCTGTGTCCATTACATCTTGTGACTGTTGTGGATATTGTTGGTTCATGGAGAGAGAGTCATGGCTTGGGTGGTAGCTTGCTTGGTCCTGTTGAGAGCCATGCAGAGTGCTTGAGAGGAAGGGGTGACTTTGATCAGAGTCGAAAAAGTTTGATGGGGAAGCATCTTGAGGATTAAGTTGTGAGTAGGCTGACTGCTCACTCACAGGCTGTGACCAAGGCTGATGGGGGTCAAATTGGCCGCCTTGGCTTGCAAAAGCATAGTTATTGTGCCATTGATGCTGTGTCTCATCGGCGCCGCTTTGGCCATTGTTTGACCAAGACTGCATCTTGTGATAGATGCTGTGTTTAGAAGAGGCAGCTGCTACAACAGTAATACGACCACAGAGACCAAGGGTCAATTATCCTGAACAGCTTTAAGAGCTATTGCGTGATATTAGCAATCATTGCTACCTTAAGATGAGGTGCGAGTGTGTAAACGCGAAGGACGTGATGAAGGAAATGAGTAAGGGCAGTCAGTTGAGCCTCGTGCAACAGCGCGAGGGCGTGGCTGGGGGTTGACGTAGCCTTATCTGAAAAGCGAGAAATAATGTACTGACATACGTAAATTAAGCTGATAAGTGACTTTATGCAAGTGTCTTGCTGTTAGGTAGAGGCTTTCGGCTATCGCATATGCAGGTGGCCCACCATAGAAATACGCTAGTCGATAAACGGACGGACAGACAAGGGTCGAAGTCTTGGAGAAAGGGACAAGGTGAATGAAGCTGAAAGTCTAGAGAACGCAAAAACAACCATCAGCAAAGTCTGCAACAAGAACTAGAAGGTCAGTAGTGAAGTAAGTGATGTgaaaatagtataaaaggATTCTCGTGAATTTTCTGCAGGATTAAGGCGTAGAGGGCGTTGATAAagagcatccatccatcttccATTAATAAGAGGCCGTTAGGTGGTTTAGCAAAAGGGTGTATGGCTGGTTGACCAAAGGTTGGACAAAGAATTGAGTGCGACAGGCTCGTCGACAAAGAAACTCGAGGGGGGAGGGAAATCGAGAATGATAAACTCGAACCAaagtttaaaataaaataaaaattggCTTTGTCGAAAAGATTTGATCTCTGAAGCAATTCAGATTGCTTTGTTGGAAAataggtagtaggtagtgGCATTCTGGAATGACTTTGGTGGTGGAGCCACTGTTTCCTTCAGATGAGTGTGCACCCGCATTTTAGTGTAGCGTAGTCCCTGTGATGTTGCTGTCTTGGGGTGCCGCTGAGCAGAAGTTGGAGCTGAAGACAGCGTTATTTCCAGCCCCTGTACCCAAGCAAGCGCCTGGAAAGACAGGCGCCTGCAACGTCGCAAAGACGATGATCAACAGCCATGACGCCCTTTTTGACtctgaatgaatgaatgaatgctCTTTATATCATCAAATACTCGTGCCGCAGCTTTTTTAGGTGCGCGTTCGCCTGCAAACTGGCCAGATTGTGGATGCCTGGTTTTCGTCACCTGGACCTCTCTGGGTTACCCAGCCGCCACAGCTCTTCGCCCCTAGAAGACGATGCTGAGGAGCTTTTATCTCCAAGCAAGTCTCCACGACGGTaaccatctcttcatctcgcAATTTAAATGCTGCAGAGAGTCCAAGTGGTGGTTGGTTCCATTGTTATAGAGATATCACAGATacgatgctgctgctttGGTTCATGATGGCGGGCAGTATGACCGAGCCATGCAGAATGACGCGACAGAGGTAAAGAGGTTGATTGGTGCAGGGTGGAAAAGGGAATGGGGTCAAGTTTGGGCATACCCTTTGATTCAGATAAGGCTCCTTCAGTACAGTAAATCTGTCCGTCTTCCTACCAAAAGATGCGGAGCAACTCTATTGCCATCTGTATATTGAGCAAGTCGCGTGGTGTTTACAACATTATCGAACGGAGGTGTGACCTGTCGGAGAGGCAAAGAGAGCAGCACAAGGGTGACCCGTTGGTTCGCCAGGACAAGGCGGTTGACGCGGGCGCAGATCCGAAGGATGAGCACAAAGATGGGAATTAAAATACCAAGCgcagcttatatataaacgcGTTTGACCTGCTGAGCGCCAGTCAGCGTTTGTCGCGATGGTTGATGGTGGTTGATGAAGTGTCGTCAGATCgaagagaatgaagagaagTCCCTGGCGATTTCGCATGGAGCTCAGAGAACGGACCTCGACGTGTTTGTCTATGATGTGGCCCCATATCTCAGGCACAAACACGATCATGACGGTGGGCAACTGAACTGGCAAGTGCCCCTTTGAGAAATCAGCGGGCCCAGCACCGTGGCACTTTCCATATCCAATCGTGTCGGCGCTTGCATCGGTCCGTGCTTCCAGCTTGCGCGCCATCGGGGAAGCTTTCCAGCAACCGTAGTATTGGATCGTGGCCTCAAGCTGCCATCAACCTAATTGATACGTTTTCTTGACTTGAAGATTGGCTTAAGGTTCTATACCTAGGATCCTCTAAGGCTACAATATCTTGTTTCGATTTACGTTGCCTCCTACAATCGAGCCCTCTGTGAACAAGCGACCTGGCCATTCTCCTGAATTACATCCCACTATCACCCACCACCTTAAGCTCTCGACGTCCCGACGTCATCTGCCAATATGGCAACCAAGGGAAACTCTCTGCGCGATCGCCAAATAGGTTTGCGATGCTCAATACTCAGTGCGGCCCTCGTTCTTTGACTAATTCTTATTCAGCGTCGCTAAAGAAAATCCTCAACCTGAACGAGAGTGTCGAATCCTCCGAGGCCGACGAAGCCCATGCCAATGGTTTACTCGCTCCTGTTGCGCCTATCCTCGATGCAGATGGCAACCCTATCTGGAAGGTACTGgtctttgatgatcttggtcgGGATGTTATCAGCAGTGTTATGCGCGTCAGCGACTTGCGGTCAATGGGCGTAACCATGCACATGTAAGTCGACGAGCCTCACAAAGATATACAATGTTTAACATGGGCTGCGCAGGCACATTGGCGGCGCAAGGCACCCCATCCCCGATGTCCCGGTCATCTACCTCCTCGAACCGAATGCGCAAAACCTCCAAGCCATTACATCCGACTTACAGAAGGGGCTTTACACTCCCGCTTACATCAACTTTCTATCCTCTCTCCCTCGTGTCCTGCTTGAGGAGTTCGCTACAcaaactgctgctgctggaacaTCCGAACACATTGCTCAGCTTTTTGACCAATATTTAAATTTCATTGTCGCTGAACCAGATCTATTCAGTCTGGGCATGCAAAAAGAGCATACATATTGGGCATTGAACAGTGCAAACACCAGCGACGAGGAGCTTGATCGCGTAGTGGATAAAATCGTCAGCGGTCTATTCAGTGTAATTGCTACTATGGGTATGCCAGACATTCTGTGTTCAAACTCGACATGCTGATAAATTTTACAGGAGTCATTCCTATTATCCGATGCCCCAAGAACGGTCCTGCAGATATGGTCGCCGCGCGACTCGACCGAAAACTCCGAGATCATATTCTCAACTCAAAGGACAACCTCTTCTCTGGACCGCGAACGAACGCTTCATCAAATACTCACTCTTCCCGACCCGTACTCATTCTTCTCGATCGAAACGTTGACTTGGTGCCAATGCTTTCTCATTCTTGGACATATCAAAGTCTGGTTCACGATGTTCTCAACATGAAGCTCAACCGCATCACCATCGAAAGCCCTGCGGAAGAAGGAAACCCTGCCAAGGGTCCCACGAAGAAGGGTTACGATTTGACTACAAACGACTTCTTCTGGGCCAAAAACGCTGGCAGCCCTTTCCCTCAAGTAGCGGAGGATATCGATGCTGAATTGACCAAATACAAAGAAGAAACCGCTGCGATTACGAAAAGGACTGGTGTTACAAATTTTGAGGACTTGCAGGCCGACACCAGCGCTAGCGCTCAGCATCTCAAGGAGGCAATAACGTTACTTCCTGAAATGAGAGAACGTAAAGGCATTCTCGACATGCATATGAACATCCTGGCGGCTTTGTTGACAGGAATAAAGGATCGCCAGCTTGACAACTATTTCCAACTGGAGGAGAATGTTGTGAAGCAGACCAAACCTCAGATTATGGAAATTATTAGTGACAGTACCAAGGGTTCTGAACCCGCTGATAAGCTGCGGTTGTTCATCATCTGGTACTTGAGTACGGAACAAGAGGTGAACCGACAAGAATTCGAGGGTTTCGGAAAGGCCCTCTCAGAAGCTGGCGCGGATGTGTCATGTCTGCCCTACGTTCGACAGTAAGTTTTTTGAAAGCATTGATTTGTCTTGCGTATACTGACCAGGACAGGGTTCGCGCTACAACCAAGATGACACAACTCActaccatcaacaacaatacTGCTCAGCCTGCTCAAACTTCAGACCTCTTCGGCCGCTTCTCATCTATGTCGTCTCGTCTTACCGACCGCCTCAAAGAATCAGGCGTGCCCACTGGTCTCTCATCAAACTTTGAAAGCCTCATCAGTGGCGTGAAAAACTTCCTCCCTGTCGATCGCGATTTCACAGTTACGAAGATCGTCGAATCGATCATGGATCCTTCGTcagcctcctcttcagctATTGCCAAGACAGAGGACTACAAGTACTACGATCCTAGATCCGCCAATGCTCGAGGCAGCATGCCTGCACCAAGTGCCATGCGGTCTGGGGCTGGAACTACTCCAGGTGGCATGCCTGGTTCCCAAGTGTCCGGACAGACAGCTAGCTTTGGTCAAAGAAGACAAGGATTCAGTGAAGCTGTCGTTTTCACAGTTGGTGGCGGTAGCATTGATGAATATGGTAACCTGCAGGAGTGGGTGAGTCGAACAGGGGGCGACAGGGCTAAGAAGAGGGTTGTATATGGCAGCACAGAGATGATGAATGCTGCCGAGTTCATCAAGGAGGAACTAGACACACTGGGAAAGGAGGTATCACCATGATACTTTGGCTTTGAAGAATAGATGATGGGATTTCCGGATCATGAAGGCACACTAAAAGCTTGCAACTTGGTACAAACTATTCCTTCCAAGGTCCTCTCGTACCTCGTCAACAGTGAAATAGTGCTGTTGATGTGTTTCTGAATCACTGAAGACCTTGAGACTGAATCTATGTGTGATGGCCAGACTACTGACGAGTAGCAAACTAAAGCAAGTCACCAAAAGAAGTCATTTCTTTAATCTCCTTCTTTCATCAATCTCACACCTCTTGTGATATCTTCAAAGTTGCATTTTACTGTCGCGTGCTACCCTAAGCCTTTCCGAGTCGTTAAGCGGAACATTTTAGAACCGGGCGTGGGAGCTAACCGCCAAGGGTGCCTGAGCTACTGTAAGGTACGTACCGGTCTAATGTGAGAACAACACCGCCTGAATGGAAGAGACCCGTAGGTCCCGTCACAGcctggtttggtttggttcgGCCTCGCCTGGCCCTGAACAGAACTGAATGCGCCAAAACATCAAATCTTATTGGCACTCTCTCCTTGTCCCATTGTTTCCCTCAGCATCGACAAACATCGCCAACTCGTATCATCAACAAAACACCACGCGATTGATCGTTTCGTATCTCGATTATATTCGCAAACCCTACAGCGCGTTTCATTCGTAGACGATATCTCTCGCCCGATCGCGCGTCCATCACAGCCTCCCTCGCAATGGACGAGTCCCCCGTTAAGACAGAGGGCGCCACTCGTCATCGCGCTGGGTACAAatcatggaagaagaagtataGAAAGATGCGCATCGTGTTCGATCACAAGATGCATGATGGCGAGGAGTTGCACAAGCAAGAAGACAAGGCTGCTGCATTG is from Fusarium musae strain F31 chromosome 4, whole genome shotgun sequence and encodes:
- a CDS encoding hypothetical protein (EggNog:ENOG41), whose translation is MQSWSNNGQSGADETQHQWHNNYAFASQGGQFDPHQPWSQPVSEQSAYSQLNPQDASPSNFFDSDQSHPFLSSTLHGSQQDQASYHPSHDSLSMNQQYPQQSQDVMDTDFSGIHTDIYGQHSKMNLDNAMAGIGQLSSHPQSTNFPYSMAPQNESSFEPSIQQFSQQHVMPQTSRQQSHTPVQQFDGIPSAYTPGHNFSRPPQPSPVQNQQQYNQAAFSPPVNGQTPQPRPTEQLNFQHSHPQARQQPQPQQQPPKPQQQLQQNQPQQPPPQPQFAPKQPMAYPQTSQPLPGQNFQQPIHHPQPPHFINNATSPPTANTQYILSQPGTNQDTGTLQPVTNELPPKKRKRAAKTEVNTPTLTPEPTAAYVDSPVGSPAVKKVDDLDGLSAPTPTPEEAQLINQFDKRTKAAQAKFPAIKGLPHLVHEGTIKLPAPKSYDKLAPLVALPPRSGRQMVPELGYSLPCEVQGRFTSQYRPSPDKGGLDERRMEAKVLLDDFDRSMKGLGKRRPKYTEYPHAFKEQLKSDEASKNKAEKKAKKELEEERGKPIRAATRPADPAEAAAWDAIGMVHIEQSVARTNALIASRVQQAGEYFIKLRTDMNRAKQEFDQAIKDKKPEDVIAKDRQDFEQKKEILYRALDATIEHADDAVLDNLGGHQKLVLSLVNALIMCIKASDFSGKLPKIVLEMFTHFPMTKKIAETTNFESVRKRFADKGDSEVKELVSEITVKVKKLKASEPESTGYQGTSASSRAKAKPGTEPSAKRGRDEEAETRTVKKIAVESSGNALSRKLAQPKIQLQSASKTSAAKAAAASILPGKPRPVAKPAPKPETKADVKVISDDKIKAEAKPSRTETKPPAPRNGTTTAPTSSSASALSGIASLLDSINAPKAEAPVAQKETNGTEISESPEEKAKRLRKEARRKLRVSWKPETELVQIRIFQKEEAEDEGRESNMTRDAADDRSEGMVLKQRANQEEEEEDEDVPYQPWMGPVAIDFSRLPTDVRNKNFVTRGGNVTFTTDEQQRIADREQRELMAIYTDPDDIPPSPKSPILEAAGTDQQKTQFLPDDAKFQEIQHRWRDEQQMGSDGALYTALQRIEAKNNPATRLDSILGNLRGVSSVARTSPQHASQPQPHPALANDTLPLIAGRAVLEQVIALLKSDKVKSWRDSNPITNDVWRAFHYSDMPTRLCGGAIEGVAKSLSGMPFPSNSPPEWILHDQEKVREWQMGHNKELVSRQKRADEERARAEAEANALQAAAVGASSGQAPANPQDWAAYYAQQQQAYAPYMALLQQIQPQPQTTTAPAQQQPQIPDIQLQSILAAINQPSQASGQASTATPNAASYLNPNDPSYQQYMVLTQMAQGQQVPPPPPPPAAEREWDRDRAYSRDRDQDRGWDRERTYDRDRDGKDGRKKKPTLPPHKPANKALIGTKPCTFWQQGKCARGDKCTFRHD
- a CDS encoding hypothetical protein (EggNog:ENOG41), with translation MSSDTPLLDPSIFSHLQEKLDEETAVRDNLTQIIQRLERAVATAQGLLSRVHSTPRARYPALVSQVEDAIKEEVTIVKELNEVASKHPYYKYNSKWARTVQNAIGTAVYTAWLGGLGSDAQPASLGRLLTLEQVGEVFQVPTNLKDRDAFHFTIEEYLLSLTDLTNELARLAPNAVTLGDFELPLVISGFIKDLFAGFQLLNLKNDILRKRADAVKYDVKRVEDVVYDLSLRGLVKRAGEGDTEMAAAE